A region from the Candidatus Electrothrix scaldis genome encodes:
- a CDS encoding HEAT repeat domain-containing protein has translation MNFLFMLLHKIRPVAGVLAVVGLAAAIYYAFDLIYPNHFVGDMYGLEVMFRGCLLLTAGLTLMSGLLMTLIGWKKEMPKLIDGGLLLADLCSVLLIVLAFNVYRSRAVDEIRKTYPQKSTTELIRIAVEEKDQFAIYEILARKDHAAVPALIDLLLDEEQDSGIRLEAAHALGQLGGVEARVALEKAAAMPGGNSYLAGTIRYSLEHIERLEQKKREER, from the coding sequence ATGAATTTTCTTTTCATGCTTCTGCACAAGATACGACCTGTTGCTGGTGTGCTGGCCGTTGTGGGTTTAGCCGCTGCCATCTACTATGCCTTTGACCTTATATATCCTAATCATTTTGTCGGGGATATGTACGGATTGGAAGTCATGTTTCGCGGATGCCTCTTGCTTACGGCAGGTCTGACCTTAATGAGTGGCCTGCTCATGACCCTGATCGGGTGGAAAAAGGAAATGCCTAAGCTGATTGACGGCGGACTGTTGCTGGCCGATCTTTGTTCCGTGCTGCTTATTGTGCTGGCCTTTAATGTGTATCGCTCCAGAGCAGTGGACGAGATACGGAAAACCTATCCGCAGAAAAGTACGACCGAGCTTATCAGGATCGCGGTGGAGGAAAAGGATCAGTTCGCGATTTACGAGATACTGGCCAGAAAGGACCATGCTGCTGTCCCGGCCCTGATTGATTTGTTGCTTGACGAGGAGCAGGATTCCGGGATTCGGCTTGAAGCCGCCCATGCATTAGGGCAGCTCGGCGGGGTGGAGGCGCGGGTCGCTCTGGAGAAGGCAGCGGCAATGCCCGGAGGAAATTCTTATCTGGCGGGCACCATCAGGTATTCTTTAGAGCATATCGAGCGGCTAGAACAGAAAAAGAGGGAGGAGAGATGA
- a CDS encoding glutamine--tRNA ligase/YqeY domain fusion protein, producing the protein MNTNTPDTPSKPLDFVRQIVADDLKTGKHSNIVTRFPPEPNGFLHIGHAKSICLNFGIAKENNGVCHLRFDDTNPGKESTEYVDAIQKDVRWLGFDWGEHLYYASDYFDKLHAFAIELIKMGKAYVCHLSADEMREYRGTLTEPGKESPYRNRSAEENLVLFEQMKNGELAEGTCSLRAKIDMASPNMIMRDPAIYRIMKKHHHRTGDKWCIYPMYDFCHCLSDMIEQITHSICTLEFENNRAVYDWVLDTLQTPCRPRQYEFARLNINFTVMSKRKLLQLVNEKYVDGWDDPRMLTISGLRRRGYTPASIRNFCDTIGVGKRDSWIDMGVLENSVRDDLNVHAPRVMGVLNPLKIVITNYPEDKEEELEAQNHPQNPEMGTRTLPFSREIYVERNDYMENAPRKFFRLTEGREVRLRYAYLITCNKAIKDENGEVVELHCTYDPATRGGSAPDGRKVKGTIHWVSSKHGIPAEVRLYDRLFSVESPDADKEKDFKEFINPDSCQILENSILEPSLAELSVEDRVQFERQGYFCLDSKESQPGKPGKPVFNRIVTLRDSWAKINK; encoded by the coding sequence ATGAACACAAACACCCCAGACACCCCATCCAAACCCCTTGACTTCGTCCGCCAGATCGTTGCCGACGACCTGAAAACCGGTAAACACAGCAACATCGTCACCCGATTCCCGCCGGAACCCAACGGCTTCCTCCATATCGGCCATGCCAAGTCGATATGCCTGAACTTCGGCATTGCCAAGGAGAACAACGGGGTCTGTCATCTCCGCTTTGACGACACCAATCCGGGCAAGGAATCCACCGAATACGTGGACGCCATCCAGAAGGACGTGCGTTGGCTGGGCTTTGACTGGGGCGAGCACCTCTACTACGCCTCGGACTATTTTGATAAGCTCCACGCCTTTGCAATTGAGCTGATCAAGATGGGCAAAGCCTATGTCTGCCACCTCAGCGCAGATGAGATGCGCGAGTACCGGGGTACCCTGACCGAGCCAGGCAAGGAAAGCCCGTACCGCAATCGCTCAGCGGAGGAAAACCTGGTCTTGTTCGAGCAGATGAAAAACGGCGAACTGGCCGAGGGCACCTGCTCCCTGCGCGCCAAGATCGACATGGCCTCGCCCAATATGATCATGCGCGACCCAGCCATATACCGGATCATGAAAAAGCACCACCACCGCACCGGCGACAAATGGTGCATCTACCCGATGTATGATTTCTGCCACTGCCTGTCCGATATGATCGAGCAGATCACCCATTCCATCTGCACCCTGGAGTTTGAGAACAACCGGGCTGTCTACGACTGGGTCCTGGACACCCTGCAAACACCCTGCCGCCCGCGTCAGTACGAGTTTGCCCGCCTGAACATCAACTTCACTGTAATGAGCAAACGTAAACTCCTCCAGCTGGTCAATGAAAAATACGTGGACGGCTGGGACGACCCCCGCATGCTGACCATCTCTGGTCTGCGGCGACGGGGCTACACGCCTGCCTCCATCCGTAATTTTTGTGATACTATCGGCGTGGGCAAACGGGATTCTTGGATTGATATGGGCGTGCTGGAAAACTCTGTACGCGATGACCTGAACGTGCATGCGCCCAGGGTCATGGGTGTGCTCAACCCCCTCAAAATCGTGATCACCAATTATCCTGAGGATAAGGAAGAAGAGCTGGAGGCCCAGAATCATCCCCAGAATCCTGAAATGGGAACGCGTACCCTCCCCTTCAGTCGGGAGATCTATGTGGAACGAAATGACTACATGGAAAACGCGCCCAGGAAATTCTTTCGCCTCACCGAAGGCCGGGAAGTACGCCTGCGCTACGCCTATCTGATCACCTGCAACAAGGCCATCAAAGACGAGAACGGCGAGGTAGTTGAGCTGCATTGCACATACGATCCTGCAACGCGCGGTGGCTCAGCCCCGGACGGACGTAAGGTCAAGGGAACTATCCATTGGGTTTCTAGCAAGCACGGCATCCCGGCAGAGGTTCGCCTCTATGATAGGCTCTTTAGCGTGGAAAGCCCGGATGCGGACAAGGAAAAGGACTTCAAGGAATTCATCAACCCGGATTCCTGCCAGATCCTGGAAAACAGCATCCTGGAGCCCTCACTGGCTGAACTGAGCGTGGAGGATCGGGTGCAGTTCGAGCGGCAGGGCTATTTCTGCCTGGACAGCAAGGAAAGCCAGCCGGGCAAGCCGGGCAAGCCGGTCTTTAACCGGATCGTGACCCTGCGGGATAGTTGGGCGAAGATCAATAAGTGA
- a CDS encoding type II toxin-antitoxin system VapC family toxin — MKILLDTHIFLWFISGDRRLPEHIVSTVRSTKNEVYLSAVSIWEAVIKYKLGKLPLPESPESYLPRQRKRHHIASLPVDEACVTHLSALPSHHRDPFDRMLICQALEHDLVLATVDEKIRNYLVNTLQ, encoded by the coding sequence ATGAAAATTTTACTCGACACACATATATTTCTCTGGTTTATCAGTGGAGACAGACGGTTGCCGGAGCATATTGTAAGTACCGTGCGAAGCACCAAAAACGAAGTGTATCTGAGTGCTGTATCGATTTGGGAAGCGGTTATAAAATACAAACTGGGCAAACTGCCCCTGCCGGAATCCCCTGAAAGCTATCTGCCCAGACAGAGAAAGCGTCATCATATTGCCAGTCTTCCTGTCGACGAAGCATGTGTGACGCATCTTTCCGCACTACCGTCCCATCACCGTGATCCGTTTGACCGGATGCTGATCTGTCAAGCCCTTGAGCATGACTTGGTGCTCGCCACTGTCGATGAAAAAATCAGAAACTACCTTGTCAACACGCTCCAATAA
- a CDS encoding type II toxin-antitoxin system prevent-host-death family antitoxin, whose product MTTITIDIMQRNLKEYLRRAQNGESITVLHEGKPVAEINPPSSEDALRPSGLCAGEFTVPDDFDDSLPEDILSEFEGK is encoded by the coding sequence ATGACAACGATCACCATTGATATCATGCAGCGCAACCTGAAGGAATACCTCCGGCGCGCACAAAACGGAGAATCAATAACTGTACTCCATGAAGGTAAACCTGTAGCGGAGATCAATCCACCGTCTTCAGAGGACGCACTCAGACCTTCCGGTCTCTGCGCAGGCGAGTTCACTGTCCCTGACGATTTTGACGATTCCCTGCCTGAAGATATTCTCAGTGAGTTTGAAGGAAAATGA
- a CDS encoding CHAT domain-containing protein: protein MIDPRFETAKKFGISMRTVISELQNIKNQFPQHFEYRLLPILPAIGFFITDSKSAQGIVKVEIYTSKPWYPKESRPHFVIPHHAYEWRNYFLSQWDNYWNMSRIISDNPVLNRTSKTSKKIKVLFLAANPADTVRLRIDEESRTIDQALRQSEFRDIFSIKQHWAVRIIDLQSFLLRYQPDIVHFSGHGTGQREIIFEDQQGKSQTVSAHSLSLLFNILKENIRCVVLNACYSEEQALAIAEHIDCVIAMSEAIGDRSAISFSTAFYQALGYGKDIKTAFDLGCIQIDLEKLDKKEIPKLIALKNNSEQVVFVQNG, encoded by the coding sequence TTGATTGATCCAAGATTTGAAACTGCTAAAAAATTCGGTATTTCAATGCGAACTGTTATATCGGAATTGCAAAATATAAAGAATCAATTTCCACAACACTTTGAATATAGGTTACTTCCTATTTTACCTGCTATAGGATTCTTTATTACAGATTCAAAAAGTGCGCAGGGAATTGTTAAAGTAGAAATATATACTTCAAAACCTTGGTATCCAAAAGAGTCACGTCCACATTTTGTAATCCCACATCATGCTTATGAATGGAGGAACTATTTTTTATCTCAATGGGATAATTATTGGAATATGTCTCGGATTATCAGTGATAATCCAGTATTAAACCGGACATCTAAAACATCCAAGAAAATAAAAGTTCTCTTTCTTGCTGCTAATCCAGCGGATACTGTCCGTCTAAGAATAGATGAGGAAAGCAGAACAATAGACCAAGCATTGCGACAAAGTGAATTTAGGGACATTTTTAGCATAAAACAACATTGGGCGGTTCGTATCATAGATTTACAGAGCTTTTTGCTTCGCTACCAACCAGACATTGTGCATTTTAGCGGACATGGGACAGGACAACGTGAAATTATATTTGAAGATCAACAGGGAAAAAGCCAAACGGTTTCAGCTCATTCCTTAAGTTTACTGTTTAATATTCTCAAAGAGAATATTCGTTGTGTAGTACTCAATGCTTGCTATTCAGAGGAGCAAGCATTGGCTATTGCGGAACATATTGACTGCGTGATTGCAATGTCTGAGGCGATTGGCGACAGGTCAGCAATTAGTTTTTCTACAGCCTTTTATCAAGCATTAGGATATGGCAAAGATATAAAAACCGCCTTTGATTTAGGTTGCATACAAATTGATTTAGAAAAACTTGATAAAAAAGAGATTCCAAAATTAATAGCTTTAAAAAATAATTCTGAGCAAGTTGTTTTTGTGCAAAATGGATAA
- a CDS encoding transposase has product MSVDENTGIQALERKNPTKKIEPGKPERIEFEYIRHGTLSLIANFDVVTGKIVSPSIGETRNEYDFCEHIRNLILSDPEAQEWVFVTDQLNTHQSESLVKLVSELCGIKEDLGVKGKKGILKSKESRAEFLRMKEHPIRFVYTPKHCSWLNQVEIWFSILTKKIIKRGNFTSKEDLKRKLLDFICYFNATMAKPYKWTFNGLPLKA; this is encoded by the coding sequence ATGAGCGTTGATGAAAACACCGGTATTCAGGCTCTTGAGAGAAAAAATCCTACGAAAAAGATAGAGCCGGGAAAGCCGGAGAGGATTGAGTTTGAATACATCAGGCACGGAACCCTCTCACTTATCGCAAACTTTGACGTAGTAACTGGAAAAATCGTCTCTCCCAGCATAGGAGAAACTCGAAACGAATATGATTTTTGCGAACATATTCGAAATCTTATATTAAGCGATCCAGAGGCTCAAGAGTGGGTGTTTGTGACCGACCAGCTCAATACTCATCAATCGGAATCGCTTGTGAAATTGGTCAGTGAGCTATGCGGGATCAAAGAAGATTTGGGTGTCAAAGGAAAGAAAGGTATATTGAAATCAAAGGAAAGCAGAGCTGAATTTCTCAGGATGAAAGAGCATCCGATTCGCTTCGTTTATACGCCGAAACACTGTTCATGGCTCAATCAAGTAGAAATTTGGTTCAGTATCCTTACCAAAAAGATCATCAAACGAGGTAACTTTACATCGAAAGAAGATCTTAAAAGAAAACTTCTTGACTTTATTTGTTATTTTAATGCCACAATGGCTAAACCATACAAATGGACATTTAATGGGTTGCCGCTAAAAGCATAG
- a CDS encoding IS1380 family transposase: MEDCRKRAAPKGAKGVTAQAGLIPAVKFLQKHNVGQLIQETLEHQRGATATYDAVDIIFLPLIAIIGGARSISNIATVWADSVLCRIAGWRLIPDETTFGRLFRTFSYRHINNLEVLNHRLRARMWRKGLRSGKSKVGAAHCLVVDVDSTEKTVYGSQQGAAKGFNPHKRGAKSYHPLLAFCAESKEILQGWLRCGNAYTSNGIVEFTKQLLAHLPNGTRILFRGDSGFFVGALLDLLDQYGHSYLIKVKLKGLVTLLSKQSWEPVPGQAGWEQCIFFHKCTTWSSTRLFVAVRREKPADPAKPATLFEMKEFDYFCYVVSEIADPWQVHKRYGQRATCETWIEEAKNQTALVHIKTEDFWANSVLFQTAILAYNTIRWMALLSGNAVLRRWEPGTIRTFLVRVAGKYTTGGRQQKLFVPERMLYSTQWDDWVAVGLY; encoded by the coding sequence CTGGAAGATTGCAGGAAAAGAGCCGCACCCAAAGGAGCAAAAGGGGTTACAGCACAGGCAGGCTTGATTCCTGCCGTAAAGTTCCTGCAAAAACATAATGTTGGCCAGCTTATCCAGGAAACTTTAGAACATCAACGCGGAGCCACCGCCACTTATGATGCAGTTGATATAATATTTCTCCCTTTGATAGCTATTATCGGCGGAGCTCGTTCTATCAGCAATATTGCAACAGTCTGGGCAGATAGCGTACTTTGCCGGATAGCAGGATGGCGGTTAATCCCGGACGAAACAACCTTTGGCCGCCTTTTTCGAACATTCAGCTATCGTCATATCAATAACCTGGAAGTTCTTAATCATCGGTTGCGTGCTCGCATGTGGCGTAAGGGATTGCGATCCGGGAAAAGTAAAGTCGGTGCAGCCCACTGTCTGGTTGTTGATGTGGATTCCACAGAAAAGACGGTATACGGTTCTCAGCAAGGAGCGGCCAAAGGGTTTAATCCACATAAACGCGGTGCAAAATCGTATCATCCTCTGCTTGCATTTTGCGCTGAAAGCAAAGAGATATTGCAAGGGTGGCTTCGATGCGGCAATGCCTATACAAGTAATGGTATTGTCGAGTTTACCAAGCAACTTCTGGCACACCTTCCCAATGGAACCCGGATTTTGTTCAGGGGCGACAGCGGTTTTTTTGTTGGTGCCCTGCTTGATCTTTTGGATCAGTATGGTCATAGTTACCTGATCAAGGTTAAGCTCAAGGGGCTGGTCACCCTTCTGTCCAAACAATCCTGGGAGCCGGTCCCCGGGCAGGCCGGTTGGGAACAATGTATCTTTTTTCATAAATGTACGACCTGGTCTTCGACCCGACTCTTTGTTGCGGTCCGCAGAGAGAAACCGGCTGACCCGGCAAAACCAGCGACCCTGTTTGAGATGAAGGAGTTCGATTACTTCTGTTATGTGGTCAGTGAGATTGCTGATCCATGGCAGGTCCACAAACGATACGGCCAACGAGCAACTTGTGAAACCTGGATTGAGGAAGCAAAAAACCAGACTGCGTTGGTACATATCAAGACAGAAGATTTCTGGGCAAATAGTGTGTTGTTTCAAACTGCTATTCTGGCATACAACACGATACGATGGATGGCTTTATTGAGCGGTAATGCTGTATTACGTCGCTGGGAGCCAGGTACAATTCGTACATTTCTCGTTCGGGTGGCTGGGAAGTATACTACTGGTGGACGGCAGCAAAAGCTATTTGTTCCCGAACGAATGCTGTATTCCACTCAGTGGGATGACTGGGTGGCGGTGGGGCTGTACTGA
- a CDS encoding ISKra4 family transposase translates to MYSPCHLTESNIEHYLPSFEALDKLASHISGIEFSTSSFGDVEAVIQQKGQEIIRQLAQGYLSQRSAEEEKKEFVLGEDGIRRNRRRTDCTRKIESRFGEVELSRIGYYGQFVGSVFPLDAELNLPPDKYSHGLRSEIAHLTAVASFDETLEFLERQGGGILPKRQLQEVSADIVRDFKEFYEQPLDLSSVKGSILVITADGKGVSMHNQDLRPAAKKQAEKDQDKKKARLQPGEKKGRKRMATVVSVYDTSPYQRTPEQLLSIDGEVAPERPEIKNKRVWAEITEDMGNALDQGFREALRRDPEQEMEWVVLIDGQTDLVRQVEVQAEKHDVKVTVIQDFIHVVEYLWKAVHALYPEKENAEKREKWVQGRTLEILKGNAQSVASGLRRAATRRELDENKRIPVDTAANYIKKNQKRLRYEEALLKGLPIATGVIEGACRHLVKDRMDLTGARWRLKSADAVLKLRALKTSGDLKKYLNFHFWKERCRNYIWMPNGDAVPAMI, encoded by the coding sequence ATGTACAGCCCCTGTCACCTTACGGAAAGCAATATTGAGCATTATCTTCCGTCTTTTGAAGCACTTGATAAACTGGCGTCCCATATATCCGGTATAGAATTCTCCACATCCTCTTTCGGAGACGTGGAAGCAGTTATTCAACAGAAAGGACAGGAAATTATACGGCAGCTGGCGCAGGGATATCTGTCTCAGCGTTCCGCAGAAGAAGAGAAAAAAGAATTTGTTCTCGGAGAAGACGGTATTCGTCGCAATCGTCGCAGAACAGATTGTACTCGAAAAATTGAATCACGTTTCGGAGAGGTCGAGCTGTCACGAATCGGTTATTACGGGCAGTTTGTCGGCAGCGTTTTTCCTCTGGATGCCGAGTTGAATTTGCCGCCCGACAAGTATTCACACGGCCTACGAAGTGAAATAGCGCATTTGACGGCAGTCGCTTCTTTTGACGAAACATTGGAGTTTCTGGAACGTCAGGGAGGCGGAATACTGCCTAAACGTCAACTTCAGGAAGTATCCGCAGATATTGTTCGTGATTTCAAGGAATTTTACGAGCAACCCCTTGACTTGTCGTCCGTAAAGGGCAGTATTTTAGTCATTACGGCGGACGGTAAGGGCGTATCAATGCATAATCAGGATCTGCGTCCCGCCGCCAAAAAACAAGCGGAAAAGGATCAGGATAAGAAAAAAGCCCGACTTCAGCCCGGAGAGAAAAAGGGGCGTAAGCGGATGGCGACCGTTGTCTCAGTGTATGACACATCCCCTTATCAGCGCACTCCTGAACAGCTTCTCAGTATTGACGGGGAAGTCGCACCGGAGCGTCCAGAAATTAAAAACAAGCGGGTCTGGGCGGAGATTACGGAAGATATGGGGAACGCCCTTGACCAGGGATTCCGGGAGGCGCTTCGACGAGACCCTGAACAAGAAATGGAATGGGTTGTTCTTATCGACGGGCAGACCGATCTGGTCAGGCAGGTCGAGGTGCAGGCGGAGAAGCATGATGTAAAAGTAACCGTTATTCAGGATTTTATTCATGTTGTCGAGTACCTGTGGAAGGCGGTTCATGCTCTTTATCCAGAGAAAGAGAACGCTGAAAAACGAGAAAAGTGGGTTCAGGGCCGTACGCTTGAGATTTTGAAAGGAAACGCGCAAAGCGTGGCGAGCGGATTGCGTCGTGCGGCTACACGTAGAGAATTAGATGAAAATAAACGTATCCCTGTGGATACTGCTGCGAATTATATCAAGAAAAATCAGAAACGACTGAGATATGAAGAAGCTCTTTTGAAAGGACTGCCTATCGCCACCGGTGTAATAGAGGGAGCTTGTCGTCACTTGGTCAAGGATCGTATGGATCTCACCGGTGCTCGTTGGCGACTGAAATCAGCGGATGCTGTGCTGAAGCTAAGGGCGCTGAAAACCAGCGGAGATCTGAAAAAATACCTGAACTTTCATTTTTGGAAGGAGCGGTGCAGGAACTATATCTGGATGCCGAATGGTGATGCAGTTCCGGCAATGATATAA